A single Drosophila ananassae strain 14024-0371.13 chromosome 3L, ASM1763931v2, whole genome shotgun sequence DNA region contains:
- the LOC6494744 gene encoding uncharacterized protein LOC6494744 → MQWLNLFLIFGILAMIGSLGTLTTAEPSPEPKGRPYTTRRPRNDNDDDRR, encoded by the coding sequence ATGCAGTGGCTTAACTTGTTCTTGATCTTCGGAATCCTGGCCATGATCGGCAGCCTGGGTACCCTGACCACCGCCGAGCCATCGCCGGAGCCAAAGGGTCGTCCCTACACCACCCGACGTCCCAGGAACGACAATGACGACGATCGGCGCTAG